A part of Streptomyces sp. DSM 40750 genomic DNA contains:
- a CDS encoding protein-tyrosine phosphatase family protein, with product MFVGVLLGCLALWATGSLGILAVSYVAREAISAPEGTRSVRGIHHFQPVGTDGKLWRGAAPSPAGYEALDDLGFTTVVDLRAEDLSAAQLALPREAGLDVVRVPMRDGQTPTPEQVQRLLDTVSESSGPVFVHCGAGVGRTGTMAAAYLVQTGQEEASGAVWRNLSVGPPSLEQIYYGLMLERERETAQPPLPVVAMSRFVDAPRRIWSYV from the coding sequence GTGTTCGTCGGAGTGCTCCTCGGCTGTCTCGCCCTGTGGGCCACGGGTTCGCTCGGCATCCTGGCGGTGTCGTACGTGGCGCGTGAGGCGATCTCGGCGCCCGAGGGAACCCGCTCGGTGCGGGGCATCCACCACTTCCAGCCCGTCGGCACGGACGGCAAGCTGTGGCGCGGTGCCGCACCCTCCCCCGCCGGCTACGAGGCGCTCGACGACCTGGGCTTCACCACGGTCGTCGACCTGCGCGCCGAGGACCTGAGCGCCGCGCAGCTCGCCCTGCCGCGCGAGGCGGGCCTCGACGTCGTACGGGTGCCGATGCGCGACGGGCAGACCCCGACGCCTGAGCAGGTGCAGCGTCTGCTGGACACCGTCTCGGAAAGCTCGGGGCCGGTGTTCGTGCACTGCGGTGCAGGCGTCGGCCGTACGGGGACGATGGCCGCGGCCTACCTCGTACAGACCGGGCAGGAGGAGGCGTCCGGAGCGGTCTGGCGCAACCTGTCGGTCGGCCCGCCGTCGCTCGAGCAGATCTACTACGGGCTGATGCTGGAGCGGGAGCGGGAGACCGCGCAGCCGCCGCTCCCGGTGGTCGCGATGAGCCGCTTCGTCGACGCCCCGCGCCGCATCTGGTCGTACGTGTAG
- a CDS encoding SAM-dependent methyltransferase: MEFVMSGRSPVEIDTSRPHPARMYDWYLGGKDNYPVDEAMGKQMLALDPRVPVMARVNRAFMHRSTRWLAEHGVRQFLDIGTGIPTEPNLHQIAQRVAPDASVVYCDNDPIVLAHATALLRGTPEGRTEYLQADVRDPGAVIEGAKQVLDFGRPVALSLIALLHFVSDEDGAHALVERLMSELPSGSHLVVTHATADFTPEESKAATEKLKAAGVTLALRSREEFTRFFDGLELVDPGVEVPHHWHPELGEPVAGQDDGVIPGYGAVARKP; encoded by the coding sequence ATGGAGTTCGTCATGAGCGGGCGTTCCCCCGTCGAGATCGACACGAGCAGACCCCATCCCGCGCGGATGTACGACTGGTACCTCGGCGGCAAGGACAACTACCCCGTCGACGAGGCGATGGGCAAGCAGATGCTCGCCCTCGACCCCCGGGTGCCGGTGATGGCACGGGTCAACCGTGCCTTCATGCACCGCTCCACGCGCTGGCTGGCGGAGCACGGCGTACGGCAGTTCCTCGACATCGGCACCGGTATCCCGACCGAGCCGAACCTGCACCAGATCGCCCAGCGGGTCGCCCCCGACGCGAGCGTCGTCTACTGCGACAACGACCCCATCGTGCTGGCTCACGCGACGGCCCTGCTGCGCGGCACGCCCGAGGGGCGGACCGAGTACCTGCAGGCCGACGTGCGCGACCCGGGCGCCGTCATCGAGGGCGCCAAGCAGGTGCTGGACTTCGGCCGGCCCGTGGCGCTCTCCCTGATCGCGCTGCTGCACTTCGTCTCCGACGAGGACGGCGCGCACGCCCTGGTCGAGCGGCTGATGTCCGAGCTGCCCTCCGGCAGCCATCTGGTCGTCACCCACGCCACCGCCGACTTCACCCCGGAGGAGTCGAAGGCGGCGACGGAGAAGCTCAAGGCCGCGGGCGTCACGCTGGCCCTGCGCTCCCGCGAGGAGTTCACCCGCTTCTTCGACGGCCTCGAACTGGTCGACCCGGGCGTCGAGGTGCCCCACCACTGGCACCCCGAGCTCGGCGAGCCCGTCGCCGGTCAGGACGACGGGGTCATCCCGGGGTACGGGGCGGTGGCGCGCAAGCCGTAA
- a CDS encoding DUF397 domain-containing protein — MEFIKTQSRTHTQSHIRVYNGMPARELGSEGWHKPWSGGNGGNCLEAMKLADGRIAVRQSTDPDGPALIYTPDEMNAFILGAKAGVADFLLS, encoded by the coding sequence ATGGAATTCATCAAGACGCAGTCGCGCACGCACACGCAGTCGCACATACGCGTCTACAACGGCATGCCCGCCCGGGAGCTGGGCAGCGAGGGCTGGCACAAGCCCTGGAGCGGCGGCAACGGCGGCAACTGCCTGGAGGCCATGAAGCTCGCCGACGGCCGGATCGCCGTACGGCAGTCCACCGACCCCGACGGACCGGCGCTGATCTACACACCCGACGAGATGAACGCGTTCATCCTGGGCGCGAAGGCGGGGGTGGCCGACTTCCTGCTGTCCTGA